A window from Drosophila nasuta strain 15112-1781.00 chromosome 3, ASM2355853v1, whole genome shotgun sequence encodes these proteins:
- the LOC132789268 gene encoding death-associated inhibitor of apoptosis 1, whose translation MANVATQLRYMPPCSRPTATAATTTTTLNQLVDQVDNSTSPSLIFKACLVNRMNDKYHREDERLRTFDNWRVVFLDKKDLAMTGMFFTNQEDKVKCYFCEVEIGRWERDDHPVQEHLRWSPNCPLLRRRTTNNVPINADALERILPPMSYDICGSNDNHSATTALEVREHAYSEGRQMNAPNFRAAMQFVGAPAAPATMPTMMQSSSAAVEPCSQRMATHNGNYYPEYPEYAIETARLRSFEDWPRNMKQKPQQLAEAGFFYTGVGDRVRCFSCGGGLKDWDDNDEPWEQHALWLKDCRFVKLIKGQLYIDMVTAKDKAKQEATSSSLAVEEEQEEEKPNSIPSIDSIPSSSSSAVTTVAAVAPMTVEQEQTEDVAGDVAPPSAANRIFNKIVAQGCADGQVQKNSTSTSAAIPEEKLCKICYGAEYNTAFLPCGHVVACAKCASSVTKCPLCRKPFTDVMRVYFS comes from the coding sequence atgGCAAATGTAGCAACCCAATTGAGATACATGCCACCTTGCAGTAGgccaacagcgacagcagcaacgacgacaacaacattgaaTCAACTGGTGGATCAGGTTGATAACAGCACCAGTCCGTCGTTAATCTTTAAAGCGTGTCTGGTCAACAGAATGAACGATAAATATCATCGCGAGGACGAACGCCTGCGAACCTTCGACAACTGGCGCGTCGTCTTTCTCGACAAGAAGGATCTCGCTATGACGGGAATGTTCTTTACCAATCAGGAGGATAAGGTCAAATGCTATTTCTGTGAGGTGGAAATCGGACGCTGGGAGCGCGACGATCATCCGGTGCAGGAGCATCTCCGCTGGTCCCCAAATTGTCCGTTGTTGCGTCGTCGGACCACCAACAATGTGCCCATCAATGCCGATGCCCTCGAGCGTATCCTGCCCCCCATGAGCTATGACATATGCGGTTCAAACGACAATCACAGTGCAACCACGGCGCTGGAGGTGCGCGAACACGCCTACTCCGAGGGCCGGCAGATGAATGCGCCCAATTTCAGGGCGGCGATGCAGTTTGTCGGCGCCCCTGCGGCACCTGCCACGATGCCCACGATGATGCAGTCGTCGTCGGCGGCGGTGGAGCCGTGCAGCCAACGGATGGCCACACACAATGGCAATTACTATCCCGAGTATCCGGAGTATGCCATCGAGACGGCGCGTCTGCGCAGCTTCGAGGATTGGCCGCGCAACATGAAGCAGAAGCCGCAGCAGCTCGCCGAGGCGGGTTTCTTCTACACCGGCGTCGGGGATCGTGTGCGTTGCTTCAGCTGTGGCGGTGGCCTCAAGGATTGGGACGACAACGACGAGCCCTGGGAGCAGCATGCTCTGTGGCTCAAGGATTGCCGTTTCGTCAAGCTGATCAAGGGTCAACTGTACATCGACATGGTGACAGCCAAGGACAAGGCCAAGCAAGAAGCCACAAGCTCATCGCTGGCAGTcgaggaggagcaggaggaggagaaacCGAACTCAATTCCCAGCATCGACAGCATaccatcatcgtcgtcgtcagctGTCACCACAGTGGCTGCCGTTGCTCCCATGACTGTGGAGCAAGAGCAGACGGAGGATGTGGCTGGCGATGTGGCGCCTCCGAGCGCTGCCAATCGCATCTTCAACAAGATCGTCGCTCAAGGCTGTGCCGATGGGCAGGTTCAAAAGAACTCAACATCAACATCCGCTGCCATTCCCGAGGAGAAGCTCTGCAAGATCTGCTACGGCGCCGAGTACAACACGGCGTTTTTGCCCTGCGGTCATGTGGTCGCCTGTGCCAAGTGCGCCTCGTCGGTCACCAAGTGTCCGCTGTGCCGGAAACCCTTTACCGATGTCATGCgtgtatatttttcttaa